In Bacillus sp. KH172YL63, one genomic interval encodes:
- a CDS encoding VLRF1 family aeRF1-type release factor, whose protein sequence is MSFKKTLSVLENLYLQKPDKLLTVYLNTDRSDPDQQGGEWKIALKNGFNRLEEYLESTPEEKERLQAIRPKVENYVHSLERELPRSFIIFASADSGIWETFELQVPVETNFYWEENPHLDQLKSLHEEYPYTGLVLLQQNQIKILTSAFGEIQSSEFMEFDLETDDWRKHEGPHHSDASMGSGGGKANQQEEFESRLKANQQRWWKSLGSILDKKAADEKWERIVLVGDKEEAAVLEENMNKEVHETIGKNLLNENEHKVVEKLLA, encoded by the coding sequence ATGTCTTTCAAAAAAACACTGAGCGTCTTGGAGAATTTGTACTTACAGAAACCTGATAAATTATTGACCGTTTACCTGAACACAGACCGGAGCGACCCCGATCAGCAGGGCGGGGAATGGAAGATCGCCCTGAAAAACGGCTTCAACCGCCTCGAAGAATACCTTGAAAGCACACCGGAAGAAAAAGAAAGGCTTCAAGCCATCCGTCCCAAAGTGGAAAACTACGTGCACAGCCTGGAACGAGAACTGCCAAGAAGCTTCATCATCTTCGCTTCAGCAGACAGCGGTATCTGGGAAACTTTCGAACTGCAGGTTCCGGTTGAAACGAACTTTTACTGGGAAGAGAACCCTCACCTGGATCAACTGAAATCATTGCATGAGGAGTATCCATATACAGGACTTGTGCTGCTTCAGCAAAATCAGATCAAAATCCTTACTTCAGCATTTGGAGAGATCCAATCCAGCGAGTTCATGGAGTTCGATTTGGAAACAGACGACTGGCGAAAGCATGAAGGTCCACACCATTCCGATGCGAGCATGGGGAGCGGCGGCGGAAAAGCCAATCAGCAGGAAGAATTCGAAAGCCGCCTGAAAGCCAATCAGCAACGCTGGTGGAAAAGCCTCGGCAGCATCCTCGACAAAAAGGCCGCCGATGAAAAATGGGAGCGCATCGTCCTAGTCGGTGATAAGGAGGAAGCCGCTGTCCTCGAGGAGAATATGAACAAAGAAGTCCATGAAACAATCGGTAAAAACCTATTAAATGAAAATGAGCATAAAGTTGTGGAGAAGCTGCTCGCTTAA
- a CDS encoding GNAT family N-acetyltransferase → MKIEKQWIQEDSDYIRKKLVEYNMSQIDDSSKTPLEKVSFVMRNDGGEIVGGVVGEMFWHHLHIDFLWVSEEHRNGGYGSKLLQQIEEHAREKGCYLVMLDTLSFQAPEFYKKMGYREFGLLEDFPKGRSRHFMEKRL, encoded by the coding sequence ATGAAAATAGAGAAGCAATGGATCCAGGAAGACAGTGATTACATACGAAAAAAATTAGTAGAATACAATATGAGCCAGATTGATGACAGCAGCAAGACACCTCTGGAAAAAGTGAGTTTCGTTATGAGGAATGACGGGGGAGAAATCGTTGGTGGGGTCGTAGGGGAAATGTTTTGGCATCACCTGCACATCGATTTTCTTTGGGTATCGGAGGAGCACAGGAACGGGGGATATGGGTCAAAACTTCTTCAACAAATTGAAGAGCATGCCAGGGAAAAGGGCTGCTATCTCGTGATGCTCGATACATTAAGCTTTCAGGCGCCGGAATTTTACAAAAAAATGGGCTACCGGGAGTTCGGTTTACTGGAAGATTTCCCAAAGGGACGGAGCCGTCATTTCATGGAGAAACGATTGTGA
- a CDS encoding RDD family protein, with protein MIIQPAGFWIRLGAGIANGLFINLPLLILVGIITDDFDPDNSIVSLILFLYLLLTPVFWKGYDVGKKTMGIRIVKKDGSNVHIGNMLMRNAVAGLFYIITLGFGVLLSIMFVVFREDKRAIHDLMAGTYVTKVSPAEMSSKLDA; from the coding sequence ATGATCATTCAACCGGCTGGCTTTTGGATCAGACTGGGCGCAGGGATTGCCAATGGCCTTTTCATCAATCTTCCCCTCCTCATCCTGGTCGGTATCATCACCGATGATTTCGATCCCGACAATTCGATCGTCTCTCTGATCTTGTTCCTATATTTATTGCTCACCCCGGTCTTCTGGAAGGGTTACGATGTAGGGAAAAAGACGATGGGCATCCGGATCGTAAAGAAAGACGGAAGTAACGTACATATTGGCAACATGCTGATGAGGAATGCAGTAGCAGGATTATTTTATATTATTACATTAGGATTCGGCGTCCTACTGAGTATCATGTTCGTCGTATTTCGTGAAGACAAGCGGGCCATTCACGATCTGATGGCGGGAACCTACGTCACGAAAGTGTCCCCTGCAGAAATGTCGAGTAAACTCGACGCATAA